The following proteins are co-located in the Primulina tabacum isolate GXHZ01 chromosome 11, ASM2559414v2, whole genome shotgun sequence genome:
- the LOC142518164 gene encoding LOW QUALITY PROTEIN: UDP-sulfoquinovose synthase, chloroplastic (The sequence of the model RefSeq protein was modified relative to this genomic sequence to represent the inferred CDS: deleted 1 base in 1 codon) has product MAHLLMLSCPPNLSCVSISHSKSLDQLPSSISIMTRFPNSHPFKKLAVREKRLQKSCTISATAVSMGQETKFDPPRISDEASTRKKVMVIGGDGYCGWATSLHLSNKNYQVAVVDNLVRRLFDHQLGLDSLTPISSIHNRIRRWKTLTGKDIQLYIGDICDFEFLAETFTSFKPDAVVHFGEQRSAPYSMIDRSRAIFTQQNNVLGTLNVLFAIKEFREDCHLVKLGTMGEYGTPNIDIEEGYITITHNGRIDTLPYPKQASSFYHLSKVHDSHNIAFTCKAWGIKATDLNQGVVYGVRTDETAMHEELYNRLDYDGVFGTALNRFCVQAAVGHPLTVYGKGGQTRGYLDIRDTVQCVELAIANPAQRGEFRVFNQFTEQFSVNELAALVTRVGQKLGLEVQTISVPNPRVEAEEHYYNAKHTKLVELGLKPHLLSDSLLDSLLNFAIQYKDRVDSKQIMPNVSWKNIGSKTKTVAA; this is encoded by the exons ATGGCCCATCTACTTATGTTATCGTGTCCTCCAAATCTCTCTTGCGTTAGCATCTCACACTCCAAGTCACTCGACCAACTTCCATCTTCCATATCCATTATGACACGATTTCCCAATTCACACCCCTTTAAGAAGCTTGCCGTCCGGGAAAAACGATTGCAGAAATCTTGTACCATCTCCGCAACGGCTGTTTCTATGGGCCAAGAAACCAAATTCGATCCTCCCCGGATCTCTGATGAAGCTTCTACTCGCAAAAAAGTCATGGTAATTGGTGGGGATGGCTATTGTGGTTGGGCTACTTCCCTACATCTGTCAAACAAAAACTACCAAGTTGCAGTTGTTGACAACCTTGTTCGTCGCCTTTTTGATCACCAGCTTGGTCTAGACTCTCTCACGCCAATTTCATCAATTCACAACCGTATTCGACGCTGGAAAACTCTCACGGGAAAAGATATCCAACTTTACATTGGTGATATATGTGATTTTGAGTTCTTGGCAGAGACCTTCACATCGTTTAAGCCGGATGCTGTCGTCCACTTTGGAGAACAGAGGTCCGCCCCTTACTCCATGATTGATCGCTCAAGAGCTATATTCACTCAACAAAACAATGTATTAGGAACGCTTAACGTCTTGTTTGCTATAAAAGAGTTCAGAGAAGATTGCCATCTTGTGAAACTCGGGACAATGGGAGAATACGGCACCCCGAACATAGATATCGAGGAGGGATATATAACTATTACACACAATGGGAGGATCGATACTCTGCCATATCCCAAGCAAGCTAGCTCTTTCTACCACTTGAGCAAGGTCCACGATTCACACAACATCGCGTTTACTTGCAAGGCTTGGGGAATCAAAGCCACTGATCTAAACCAGGGAGTTGTCTATGGTGTGAGAACAGATGAAACAGCAATGCATGAAGAACTCTATAACAGGCTTGATTATGATGGAGTATTTGGAACTGCCCTGAACCGGTTCTGCGTTCAGGCGGCAGTTGGTCATCCACTTACTGTATATGGCAAAGGAGGCCAG ACAAGGGGATATTTGGATATCAGAGATacagttcaatgtgttgaacttGCCATCGCAAATCCTGCACAGAGAGGAGAATTTCGAGTCTTTAACCAATTCACGGAGCAGTTTTCTGTTAAC GAACTCGCAGCTCTAGTTACTAGGGTTGGTCAGAAACTCGGCCTTGAGGTGCAAACTATATCTGTCCCTAATCCTAGAGTGGAGGCTGAAGAGCATTACTATAATGCGAAGCACACCAAACTCGTGGAATTGGGGCTCAAACCTCACCTTCTTTCAGATTCTCTTCTTGACTCGTTGCTCAACTTTGCAATTCAATACAAAGATCGTGTTGACTCAAAACAGATTATGCCCAACGTTTCATGGAAAAACATCGGGTCCAAGACAAAAACTGTTGCAGCGTGA